A genomic window from Chlorobium phaeobacteroides DSM 266 includes:
- a CDS encoding tetratricopeptide repeat protein has translation MMTEIKPDTLKQQPVKEKLVDQLLYIVIKYKTALIITLALIITAGAGIFFWIRYQDTSEKEAALHLSRIAPLVDLGQYRAAIDGDSKIPGLKKIDEKYGHVLSGKMAGLLLANTYYALRQPDSALTVFNRLSFKNKDLSAAALAGSGDCYTEKKQFDNAAKAYEKAAETAENSTLKAQYLASAADSYLATKDVKKASDFYTRIIADYPGSTGAILSQRALWQISGQQ, from the coding sequence ATGATGACAGAAATTAAACCCGATACCCTGAAGCAGCAGCCTGTTAAAGAAAAACTCGTCGATCAGTTGCTCTACATCGTCATCAAATACAAAACCGCCCTTATTATTACCCTTGCGCTCATCATCACGGCTGGAGCCGGAATCTTTTTCTGGATTCGCTATCAGGATACAAGTGAAAAGGAAGCGGCATTACACCTTTCGCGTATAGCGCCACTGGTCGATCTCGGTCAGTATCGTGCGGCGATAGACGGTGACAGCAAGATTCCAGGTTTAAAGAAAATCGATGAGAAGTATGGTCATGTACTGAGTGGCAAAATGGCTGGTCTCCTGCTTGCCAATACCTACTACGCACTCCGGCAGCCGGACTCTGCCCTCACGGTATTCAACAGACTCTCGTTTAAAAACAAGGATCTCTCCGCTGCGGCACTTGCCGGTTCCGGAGATTGCTATACGGAAAAAAAGCAGTTTGACAATGCGGCGAAAGCGTACGAAAAGGCAGCGGAAACCGCCGAAAACTCAACGCTCAAGGCGCAGTACCTTGCCAGTGCAGCAGACAGTTATCTGGCAACAAAAGACGTAAAAAAAGCATCCGATTTCTACACCAGAATCATTGCCGACTATCCCGGCTCAACCGGAGCGATACTTTCACAAAGAGCACTGTGGCAGATTTCAGGACAACAGTAA
- a CDS encoding TatD family hydrolase translates to MFIDAHCHLSFPEFDQDRSEVIERLNAGGISLLIDPGTNSDTSRKAIELASSHTFIYANVGLHPHEVTDTVNDSLINDLALLARSPKVVGIGEIGLDYHYPGYNRTAQMDAFRRMLNLAKMLDLPAVIHCRDAWDDMLRILDDEKHSSLRGVMHCFSGDTALAGECLRRGFKLSIPGTVTYKRSLLPEVIDSVSLHDLLTETDAPYLAPIPHRGKRNEPAFVQLVTQTIASIKNIPLDDAADAIESTARQLFQLA, encoded by the coding sequence ATGTTCATTGATGCCCACTGTCATCTTTCGTTTCCGGAATTTGACCAGGATCGTTCCGAGGTGATCGAACGTCTCAATGCAGGGGGAATTTCTCTGCTGATCGACCCGGGAACAAATAGTGATACAAGCAGAAAAGCAATTGAGCTTGCCTCCAGCCATACCTTCATTTACGCCAACGTCGGACTCCACCCTCATGAAGTCACCGATACTGTTAACGACTCTCTCATCAACGATTTGGCTCTGCTTGCCCGTTCGCCAAAAGTTGTAGGTATAGGCGAAATCGGGCTTGACTACCATTATCCCGGCTACAATCGCACGGCACAGATGGACGCATTCCGCCGAATGCTCAATCTGGCAAAAATGCTCGATCTGCCTGCGGTTATCCATTGTCGCGATGCCTGGGATGACATGCTTCGAATTCTCGACGACGAAAAACACTCGTCGCTCCGGGGAGTCATGCACTGTTTTTCGGGTGACACGGCACTTGCCGGAGAGTGCCTCCGTCGAGGGTTCAAGTTATCGATTCCGGGAACGGTTACCTATAAACGGTCTCTCCTTCCCGAAGTAATCGACTCCGTATCGCTTCACGATCTGCTTACCGAAACAGATGCGCCCTACCTTGCGCCAATTCCGCATCGAGGAAAAAGAAATGAACCGGCATTCGTTCAATTGGTGACACAGACAATCGCATCTATAAAAAACATCCCGCTCGATGACGCCGCTGATGCCATTGAGAGCACGGCACGGCAACTGTTTCAGTTAGCCTGA